The Fusobacterium sp. FSA-380-WT-3A sequence TTGGATATCCTATTCCTTCTTGAATCTTTCCATTTATATTATTTGTACTAACTATTGCTAAATCATAAATTATAGGAGAGTCCTCTTTCTCTTCTATAGCTGTACATCCTACTAATAAAATCATTAATAAATAAATTATTTTCTTCAAAATAACTCCCTCCTTTTATATATTTACTACCATTATTATACTATAATTTATTCTTTTTTTCATAATTTTTTTATTCTTGTGATATAATTTAATAAAAAATTTGTGGAGGAATATTATGAAAAAAATTTTACTTATTTTTCTTTTTATAATTTCATTTGTCTTTTCTTTTTCCCAAGAGGAAAAATACTATGGAAAAATAAATAGTAAAGAGGACAAAATAAATTCTATAAATAATCATATAAAAGTTTTAGAAGATTATATTAAAGAATTAGAAGAATTAAAAACTTATGTAAATAAAAACAAATTTGACATTAATAAAAAGTCTGGTTCTCCAAAAATTGCTTTAGTACTAAGTGGTGGAGGTGCTAAAGGTGCTGGACATGTTGGAGTTTTAAAAGTTTTAGAAAAATATAATGTTCCTATTGATATGATAATTGGAACCAGTGCTGGAAGTATTGTGGGAGCCATGTACTCCATTGGTTATTCTCCAAAAGAAATAGAAGATTTTTTACTCACTCAAGAATTTGAAAAATTATTTTCAAACTCTCCAGACCGTTCTTTAAAAAATATAACTCAAAAAATTAATGAAACTAAAGGTACTCTTAGTGTTTCTATAGATAGTAACAATGATATACACTTCCCTTTAGGAGCTATAAATGGAGAGCATATTTATCTTAACTTTAAAAAAACTTTTGAAAGAGTTGAAAGAATAAATAATTTTGATGAATTTCCAATAAAATTTAGAGCTGTCACTACTGATATTAATACAGGAGAAGCCATTACTGTAAAAGATGGAGATTTAGCAAAGGCTGTTCTTATGAGTATGGCCATTCCCTCTATCATCATTCCTATAAAACATCAAGATAGTTTCTTTGTTGATGGAGGAGTTGCTAATAATTTTCCTGTTGTAGAAGCTATGAAAGCTGGTGCAGATATAATAATAGCTGTTGATATTACAGCTGACCCTAAAAATATATCAAATAATTCTAATGTTGTGGAAGTTATTGATAAAATTTCTGGATATAACAGTATGAAGAATACAAAAATTCAAAAAAATTATGCGGATATTTTAATAGTTCCCGATGTTAAAAAATTTGGAACTTTAGATTTTGAAAATATTCCTCCTATTATTAAAGAGGGAGAAATAGCTGCTGAAAACTTCTCTTCAAATCTAAAAAAACTTTCTAATAAAGAAAAATTTCTTGCTATAAAAGAAAAAGCTAAAGTTTTAACAAAGTTTGAAGGTCCTATTAATTCTATAAATCTAGTTGGAAATTCAACTTTTACTCATAAAAAAGCTATGGATTTAAAACCACAAACTAATAATTATACAATAGATGATTTAAATACTTGGACAAATAAAATATATGCTCTATCATATGTGGATAGAATTTTCTATAAGGTTCAAAATGATGATATTACTTTTTCTTTAGAGGAAAGTCCTCTATTTAAAATTTATGGAAATTTCCTTTATATTTCTAGTGATTATGGTATGGCTTTAAATTTAAATACTGATTTACCTTATAGTAATAGTTTTGGTAATAACTACTATGTAAAAACTGAAATTTCATCTTTTCCTAAATTAACTTTAGGAAATAAAAATACTTTTGAAATATTTAATATTGATTTTTCAAGAAATTACAGTTTATCATATCAATATTCTCCTGTATTCCTTTATGGTTGGAATTCAGGAAAACTTATTTCAAAATACACTACAAAAGCTTTAGGTTTTCAATATGATATTTCTTCTCCACTTTTTAATAATCTTCTTTTTGGTATATCTACAGGATGGAAATATTCTAAAAATTATTTTACTTCTGGATTACCTTATGATTTAGAAGATATAGATATTGAAAATTACATTTGGGGTGGTTCTTATATTATCTATGATAACTTAGATTCTATTTCATTTCCTACTAGAGGAACTTTTTCTTACTTAGCTGGTTTTGTTGATAGGGGAATTTCTAATTCTGGTTTTGATTTTCATGGATATAAATTTAATTTATTTAAAGCTTTTCCTATTAATAAAAAACTTTCTTTTGGTGCTTTTACTTCTGGAGGACAATTATTTAATGATGACTTTAATTACAGATATGAAGGTTTATTTAAAATAGGTGGAACAAAAAAATTTAGTTTAAATTATAAAGAGTTTGATTTTTATGGTATCCCTTATTATGGAATAGTTACTGATAAAGTTATCTCCGGTGGTATTTCTTTACAATATAGTTTAGGACCTAATATTTATCTTATTGGTAGATATAATGCTATTTCTTTTAATTCAGATTCAAAAAATTTCTTTTACCAAAAAGATAGTGAGTTTACAGATAATTTTTATAATGGTTATGGTATTGGTATAGGTTGGGATACATTATTAGGACCTCTTGAATTTTCATTAACAAATGATTCTATTAATAATGGTTTTCTATTCAATATTTATTTTGGTTATACTTTCTAAAATAATAAAAACTCTACAAGTTAGAATATTCTAACTTGTAGAGTTTTTTAGTAATTATTAAAAAAATCTTCTAATATCAATATAGCTCCTGCTATTTTTCTTTTATATGAATAATCTTTCATACAACTTATATTCTCTTGTTTTATATTACTTGGTTTATTTTTCAATTTATTTTTAAATGCTTTAAAAAATCTTTCCTCTGAAAAAAATCTCCCACTTAAAATTAATTCATCTACAGGAACTATCCAACTTGCCAAAATAATATAATCTGATAAAATATCTAAAACGTTATTTAGTATCTCCATTCCTGATTTTTTAGATACTCTATTTACAAAATCAAAATCTGTTTCTTCTTCATTTTTTTCATATCCTAAATCAATAAATTTTTTAACCACATGGTCAAAATGAACCTCAGATTCAACACAACCACTTTTTTTACAGATAGAACAGTAATTATTACTATTTTTTCTAAATAAAGGAGCATGTCCAAATTCTATCGGTTTATTTTCTGTCCCTTGTAAAATCTTTCCATCTAATACTACAGAAGTTCCTACACCTGGTCCATATTTTAAAACCCAAAAATTTCTATGGTTTTCTTTAAAATGCATCTCACTTA is a genomic window containing:
- a CDS encoding ROK family protein, coding for MGKGRGLNMETVRSSNIGAVLSYLNTYGASSRKKIAEDLKLTTATLTILTSDLIKEGLLVELGEVTENKVGRKKILIDINEKSRFCLGLEIQKRKIIFIITDLKANIIFEKEWSREKSFDIEEFNKILDFIENEIKEIKEKILGMGILVQGEIENKIAISSPIPNILEIVEKRLEIKCLLENNMKGLVLSEMHFKENHRNFWVLKYGPGVGTSVVLDGKILQGTENKPIEFGHAPLFRKNSNNYCSICKKSGCVESEVHFDHVVKKFIDLGYEKNEEETDFDFVNRVSKKSGMEILNNVLDILSDYIILASWIVPVDELILSGRFFSEERFFKAFKNKLKNKPSNIKQENISCMKDYSYKRKIAGAILILEDFFNNY
- a CDS encoding patatin-like phospholipase family protein, which gives rise to MKKILLIFLFIISFVFSFSQEEKYYGKINSKEDKINSINNHIKVLEDYIKELEELKTYVNKNKFDINKKSGSPKIALVLSGGGAKGAGHVGVLKVLEKYNVPIDMIIGTSAGSIVGAMYSIGYSPKEIEDFLLTQEFEKLFSNSPDRSLKNITQKINETKGTLSVSIDSNNDIHFPLGAINGEHIYLNFKKTFERVERINNFDEFPIKFRAVTTDINTGEAITVKDGDLAKAVLMSMAIPSIIIPIKHQDSFFVDGGVANNFPVVEAMKAGADIIIAVDITADPKNISNNSNVVEVIDKISGYNSMKNTKIQKNYADILIVPDVKKFGTLDFENIPPIIKEGEIAAENFSSNLKKLSNKEKFLAIKEKAKVLTKFEGPINSINLVGNSTFTHKKAMDLKPQTNNYTIDDLNTWTNKIYALSYVDRIFYKVQNDDITFSLEESPLFKIYGNFLYISSDYGMALNLNTDLPYSNSFGNNYYVKTEISSFPKLTLGNKNTFEIFNIDFSRNYSLSYQYSPVFLYGWNSGKLISKYTTKALGFQYDISSPLFNNLLFGISTGWKYSKNYFTSGLPYDLEDIDIENYIWGGSYIIYDNLDSISFPTRGTFSYLAGFVDRGISNSGFDFHGYKFNLFKAFPINKKLSFGAFTSGGQLFNDDFNYRYEGLFKIGGTKKFSLNYKEFDFYGIPYYGIVTDKVISGGISLQYSLGPNIYLIGRYNAISFNSDSKNFFYQKDSEFTDNFYNGYGIGIGWDTLLGPLEFSLTNDSINNGFLFNIYFGYTF